The Lentzea guizhouensis genome contains a region encoding:
- the speD gene encoding adenosylmethionine decarboxylase: MSEAPCQTEETVGLFAGQHVLAELSGVSADLLDDEQFLKHALGEVLTQADATVLEVISKKFDPQGVTVLALLSESHASIHTYPEVGSVFVDVFTCGTRAKPALAVQLLADALGAAHVSTDLVTRGIKEHAA, translated from the coding sequence ATGTCCGAAGCGCCCTGTCAGACCGAGGAGACCGTCGGTTTGTTCGCGGGACAGCACGTACTTGCAGAGCTTTCGGGTGTGAGTGCCGATCTGCTCGATGACGAGCAGTTCCTGAAGCACGCCCTCGGTGAGGTTCTCACGCAGGCCGACGCAACCGTCCTGGAGGTGATCTCCAAGAAGTTCGATCCCCAAGGAGTCACCGTGCTCGCCCTGCTGTCGGAGTCGCACGCGTCGATCCACACCTATCCCGAAGTGGGCTCGGTGTTCGTCGACGTGTTCACCTGCGGTACACGCGCAAAACCCGCACTCGCCGTCCAGCTACTCGCTGACGCCCTGGGCGCCGCTCACGTGAGCACGGATCTCGTCACTCGTGGCATCAAGGAGCACGCCGCGTGA
- a CDS encoding type III PLP-dependent enzyme gives MTESFAVDRRNEAEARIRRFLDQENPSTPCLVIDLETIRARYQAIQAAMPSVDIFYAVKSNPEADVVATLVSQGARFDVASPAEIDLCLARGAEPSSISYSNPIKKAADIAYAYSRGVRLFVSDSEQDVRFVAEHAPGSSVLMRILVHGKGSTYPFGNKFGCDPEMATDLLRLAHQSGLVPLGVAFHAGSQQLSVAGWDAGIADAALIASKLRAEGIETTTVNLGGGLPAVYQEDTPTLEAFASAIEASVARHFGAVRPRVMIEPGRAISAEAGMIRSSVVLVSRKSYSDERRWVYLDIGRYQGLAETEGEAIAYRLRTSRDGSPTGPIVLAGPTCDADDVIYQHTRYDLPLDLRAGDHVDVLHAGAYTSSYSSVCFNGFPPLATYCI, from the coding sequence ATGACCGAGAGCTTCGCCGTTGACCGGCGCAACGAGGCAGAGGCTCGTATTCGGCGTTTCCTGGACCAGGAGAACCCGTCGACACCGTGTCTGGTGATCGACCTCGAGACGATTCGCGCGCGCTACCAGGCGATCCAGGCCGCGATGCCGTCCGTCGACATCTTCTACGCCGTCAAGTCGAACCCCGAGGCGGACGTCGTCGCGACCCTGGTCTCGCAGGGTGCGCGGTTCGACGTCGCCTCCCCCGCGGAGATCGACCTGTGCCTGGCACGCGGCGCCGAGCCGTCGTCGATCTCCTACAGCAACCCCATCAAGAAGGCCGCGGACATCGCGTACGCGTACTCGCGCGGCGTGCGACTGTTCGTGTCGGACAGCGAACAGGACGTGCGGTTCGTCGCCGAGCACGCACCCGGTTCGTCCGTGCTGATGCGCATTCTCGTCCACGGCAAGGGCTCCACGTACCCGTTCGGCAACAAGTTCGGTTGCGATCCGGAGATGGCGACGGATCTCTTGCGGCTGGCGCACCAGTCGGGGCTCGTTCCTTTGGGCGTTGCTTTCCACGCGGGCTCGCAACAGCTCTCCGTGGCCGGCTGGGACGCCGGGATCGCCGACGCCGCTCTGATCGCGTCAAAACTGCGTGCGGAAGGCATCGAGACCACCACGGTGAACTTGGGTGGCGGCCTCCCCGCGGTGTATCAAGAAGACACGCCCACGCTGGAGGCTTTCGCCTCTGCCATCGAGGCTTCGGTCGCACGACACTTCGGTGCCGTGCGACCACGGGTGATGATCGAGCCGGGCCGCGCGATCTCCGCGGAGGCCGGGATGATCCGCTCGTCCGTCGTGCTGGTGTCGCGCAAGTCCTATTCGGACGAACGCAGGTGGGTGTACCTCGACATCGGCCGCTACCAGGGTCTCGCCGAGACCGAGGGCGAGGCGATCGCCTACCGGCTGCGCACCTCGCGCGACGGTTCTCCGACGGGTCCGATCGTGCTGGCGGGCCCGACGTGCGACGCGGACGACGTGATCTACCAGCACACCCGCTACGACCTGCCGCTCGACCTGAGGGCGGGCGACCACGTGGACGTCCTCCACGCCGGCGCCTACACCTCCTCCTATTCGTCCGTGTGCTTCAACGGCTTCCCGCCGCTGGCCACGTACTGCATCTGA
- a CDS encoding metallophosphoesterase, with translation MIFLLLLGVPTGLGHLYLWRRLVVDTTRPRTLGRRIGTLAIIGAFLVLMSALVVTRRVPPEYGKFFAWPGFIWLAVLFYLAIALGVAEIPRRILLRKASAAPVPVGAGAEAAEPVEVVPDPGRRLFIARSVAIGSGIAAGGVVGYGMTEALGDPHLLNVPVTLDKLQPSLSGFRIAVVSDIHLGPLLGRSHTERIVRMINEQEADLVAIVGDLVDGTVAELGEAAAPLRDLVSRHGSFFVTGNHEYFSGHEQWIAELDRLGVNPLRNEGLTVAGGIELVGVNDVTGKSYGDGPDFGRAMDGRDRSKPVVLLSHQPVQVSDASSHGVDLQLSGHTHGGQMVPFNLFVPLQQPSTAGLSKVDNTWLYTSRGAGFWGPPVRVGAPPDITMVELRSAG, from the coding sequence GTGATTTTCCTTTTGCTCCTCGGCGTCCCCACCGGGCTGGGGCATCTGTACCTGTGGCGCCGCCTGGTCGTGGACACGACACGACCGCGCACGCTCGGGCGTCGCATCGGCACGCTGGCCATCATCGGTGCGTTCCTGGTGCTGATGAGCGCCCTGGTCGTCACGCGCCGGGTGCCGCCGGAGTACGGGAAGTTCTTCGCCTGGCCGGGCTTCATCTGGCTCGCGGTGCTGTTCTACCTGGCCATCGCGCTGGGCGTAGCGGAGATCCCCCGCCGGATCCTGCTGCGCAAGGCCAGCGCCGCACCCGTGCCCGTCGGCGCGGGCGCGGAGGCGGCCGAACCGGTCGAGGTCGTGCCGGACCCCGGCCGCCGCCTGTTCATCGCGCGCTCGGTCGCGATCGGTTCCGGCATCGCGGCGGGCGGCGTGGTCGGCTACGGCATGACCGAGGCGCTGGGCGACCCGCACCTGCTGAACGTCCCGGTGACGCTGGACAAGCTCCAGCCCTCGCTGTCCGGTTTCCGGATCGCCGTGGTGAGCGACATCCACCTCGGCCCGCTGCTCGGGCGCTCGCACACCGAGCGGATCGTGCGGATGATCAACGAGCAGGAGGCCGACCTGGTCGCGATCGTCGGCGACCTGGTCGACGGCACCGTCGCCGAGCTGGGTGAGGCGGCGGCGCCGTTGCGGGACCTGGTGTCGCGGCACGGCAGCTTCTTCGTGACCGGCAACCACGAGTACTTCTCCGGCCACGAGCAGTGGATCGCGGAGCTCGACCGGCTGGGCGTGAACCCGTTGCGCAACGAGGGGTTGACGGTGGCCGGCGGGATCGAGCTCGTCGGCGTGAACGACGTCACCGGCAAGTCCTACGGCGACGGCCCCGACTTCGGCCGGGCGATGGACGGACGGGACCGCAGCAAGCCCGTCGTCCTGTTGTCACACCAGCCCGTGCAGGTCAGCGACGCCTCTTCACACGGCGTCGACCTCCAGTTGTCCGGTCATACACACGGTGGCCAGATGGTGCCGTTCAACTTGTTCGTGCCGCTGCAGCAACCCAGCACCGCGGGGTTGTCGAAGGTGGACAACACGTGGCTCTACACCAGTCGTGGCGCGGGTTTCTGGGGGCCGCCGGTGCGCGTGGGCGCGCCTCCGGACATCACGATGGTCGAGCTGAGGTCTGCCGGGTAA
- a CDS encoding SigE family RNA polymerase sigma factor, with translation MSDRDAAFQEYFAARSDAMRGTAYLLCGDWHRAEDLVQTAFTKLYLAWRRVERHEALDAYTRQVLVRTFLSERRRGWFRFESVSDDLTDSAAPPGLYPEERMVLLEALAKVPPKQRACLVLRYWEDMSVQQTAVVLKCSEGTVKSQAARGLQTLRGLLSQQERVR, from the coding sequence ATGAGTGACCGGGACGCCGCGTTCCAGGAGTACTTCGCGGCCCGTTCCGACGCCATGCGCGGCACGGCATACCTGCTGTGCGGCGACTGGCATCGCGCGGAAGACCTCGTGCAGACCGCCTTCACGAAGCTGTACCTGGCGTGGCGGCGGGTCGAGCGGCACGAGGCGCTGGACGCCTACACCAGGCAGGTCCTGGTGCGGACGTTCCTGTCCGAGCGGCGGCGCGGGTGGTTCCGGTTCGAGTCGGTGAGCGACGACCTCACCGACTCGGCTGCTCCGCCAGGGCTCTACCCGGAGGAACGGATGGTGTTGCTGGAGGCGCTGGCGAAGGTGCCTCCGAAGCAGCGTGCGTGCCTCGTCCTGCGGTACTGGGAGGACATGTCCGTCCAGCAGACGGCCGTCGTCCTCAAGTGTTCGGAAGGAACGGTAAAGAGCCAGGCCGCGCGGGGGCTGCAGACGCTGCGCGGCCTGCTCTCACAGCAGGAGAGGGTTCGATGA
- the pabB gene encoding aminodeoxychorismate synthase component I → MRTLLIDNYDSFTFNLFQHLAEVNGVAPVVVHNDDPRFRLASLRSFDNVVISPGPGRPGNPADFGVCRAVVEHAEIPLLGVCLGHQGLCLSHGATVGPAPVPRHGIVSPVTHTGVDVFAGLPSPFDVVRYHSLAVTDLPPSLEAIAWSDDGVLMGVRALDRPAWGVQFHPESICTDHGREVLANFAALTPTRSAATPEPLVVRKEAQKRPVHVRRLELAVDAEEAFAALHGASETAFWLDSGSGGRFSFLGDASGPLARVARYSVPGQELVVDGVAQDCPSFFAWLDDDIARWGVEQPDVPFDFALGWVGYLGYELKSECGGDFAHRAEQPDASFVFADRAVVIDHQDNSVYLLSLTDDDWFERVSVVLVALRPLPPAVPPVVSSVQLRHRRTHYLKLISACQEAITAGETYEVCLTNMMSWQAAVDPWETYRLLRAANPVPFGALLRFGELSVLSASPERFIRVDRNGVVESSPIKGTRPRGRDAAEDEMLRTTLARSVKDRAENLMIVDLVRNDLGTCAEVGSVEVTRLFDVETYSTVHQLVSTVRARLRPDSSAVRCVRAAFPGGSMTGAPKIRTMQILDGVEAGPRGVYSGALGYFSLNGAADFSIVIRTLVRNGDQVSFGVGGAVISLSEPDAEFEETAVKATAVLRLFGADFPGR, encoded by the coding sequence ATGCGGACTCTGCTCATCGACAACTACGACTCGTTCACGTTCAACCTCTTCCAGCACCTCGCTGAGGTGAACGGTGTCGCACCCGTGGTCGTCCACAACGACGACCCGCGTTTTCGGCTTGCCTCGTTGCGCTCGTTCGACAACGTGGTGATCTCGCCCGGCCCCGGCCGGCCCGGCAACCCGGCGGACTTCGGCGTCTGCCGCGCGGTGGTCGAGCACGCCGAGATCCCGTTGCTGGGCGTGTGCCTCGGACATCAGGGGCTGTGCCTGTCCCACGGCGCGACGGTCGGTCCTGCGCCGGTGCCGCGCCACGGCATCGTTTCGCCGGTGACGCACACGGGCGTCGACGTGTTCGCGGGCCTGCCGTCGCCTTTCGACGTGGTCCGCTACCACTCGTTGGCGGTCACGGACCTGCCTCCCTCCCTGGAGGCCATCGCGTGGAGCGATGACGGCGTGCTGATGGGTGTGCGCGCTCTCGACCGTCCCGCGTGGGGTGTGCAGTTCCACCCCGAGTCGATCTGCACGGACCACGGGCGCGAGGTGCTGGCGAACTTCGCCGCCTTGACGCCCACGCGGTCCGCCGCGACGCCCGAACCGCTGGTGGTTCGTAAAGAGGCTCAGAAGCGTCCTGTGCACGTCCGGCGCCTTGAGCTGGCCGTCGACGCGGAAGAGGCGTTCGCGGCCCTCCACGGGGCGTCTGAGACGGCGTTCTGGCTGGACAGCGGTTCAGGGGGCCGGTTCTCGTTCCTGGGGGACGCCTCGGGGCCGCTGGCGCGCGTGGCCCGGTACTCCGTGCCCGGCCAGGAGCTGGTCGTCGACGGCGTGGCGCAGGACTGCCCGTCGTTCTTCGCCTGGCTGGACGACGACATCGCGCGGTGGGGCGTCGAGCAGCCCGACGTGCCGTTCGACTTCGCGCTGGGATGGGTCGGCTACCTCGGTTACGAGCTGAAATCGGAGTGCGGCGGCGACTTCGCCCATCGCGCGGAACAACCGGACGCGTCGTTCGTGTTCGCCGACCGGGCAGTGGTGATCGATCATCAGGACAACTCGGTCTATTTGCTCTCGTTGACCGATGACGACTGGTTCGAGCGAGTTTCGGTCGTTCTGGTCGCACTGCGGCCGCTACCGCCCGCTGTGCCGCCCGTTGTGTCGTCCGTGCAACTGCGCCACCGCCGCACGCACTACCTGAAGCTGATCAGCGCATGCCAGGAAGCGATCACCGCGGGCGAGACCTACGAGGTCTGCCTGACGAACATGATGTCCTGGCAGGCGGCGGTCGACCCGTGGGAGACTTATCGGCTCCTCCGCGCCGCAAATCCCGTTCCGTTCGGCGCGTTGCTGCGTTTCGGTGAACTGTCCGTGCTCAGCGCGTCACCCGAACGATTTATCCGGGTTGACCGGAACGGCGTCGTCGAGTCATCGCCGATCAAGGGCACCCGGCCCCGCGGGCGAGATGCCGCCGAAGACGAGATGTTGCGCACAACGTTGGCCCGATCGGTCAAGGACCGCGCCGAGAACCTGATGATCGTGGACCTCGTCCGCAACGATCTCGGCACCTGCGCGGAAGTCGGTTCCGTCGAGGTGACGCGGTTGTTCGACGTCGAGACGTACTCGACCGTCCACCAATTGGTGAGCACCGTGCGGGCGCGACTTCGACCGGACAGTTCTGCTGTCCGATGCGTTCGAGCGGCGTTTCCCGGCGGTTCGATGACCGGAGCCCCGAAGATCCGGACCATGCAGATCCTCGACGGCGTGGAAGCTGGTCCACGCGGGGTGTACTCGGGAGCGCTCGGTTACTTCTCGCTCAACGGCGCCGCCGACTTCAGCATCGTCATCCGAACGCTGGTCCGCAACGGCGACCAGGTCAGTTTCGGCGTCGGCGGAGCAGTCATCTCGCTGTCCGAGCCGGACGCGGAATTCGAGGAGACGGCGGTCAAGGCGACAGCGGTGTTGCGGCTGTTCGGAGCGGACTTTCCCGGTCGTTGA
- a CDS encoding histone-like nucleoid-structuring protein Lsr2: MAQQTVVQLIDDLDGGEADETVTFALDGVEYAIDLSKGNAERLRESLADFVAKARRAGGRKQRKGTGKSTVKASDKAEAQRIRDWARAQGHQISDRGRIPQNLVVQFQEAHAS, translated from the coding sequence GTGGCACAGCAGACCGTCGTCCAACTCATCGACGACCTCGACGGCGGAGAAGCCGACGAGACCGTGACCTTCGCACTTGACGGTGTCGAGTACGCCATCGACCTGTCGAAGGGAAATGCGGAGCGGCTTCGCGAGTCGCTGGCGGACTTCGTCGCCAAGGCTCGTCGTGCGGGTGGCCGCAAGCAGCGCAAGGGCACCGGCAAGTCCACGGTGAAGGCCAGCGACAAGGCTGAGGCGCAGCGCATTCGGGACTGGGCCCGTGCGCAGGGACACCAGATCTCGGACCGCGGTCGCATTCCGCAGAACCTGGTCGTGCAGTTCCAGGAAGCGCACGCGTCCTGA
- a CDS encoding metal-sensitive transcriptional regulator gives MHGYTADKDAYLKRLRRIEGQIRGLQRMVENDEYCIDVLTQIAAATKALQAVSLGLLDEHLKHCVAQAVAEGGPVAEEKLAEASAAISRLVKS, from the coding sequence ATGCACGGGTACACCGCGGACAAGGACGCATACCTCAAGCGACTGCGCCGCATCGAGGGACAGATCCGCGGCCTGCAGCGCATGGTCGAGAACGACGAATACTGCATCGACGTCCTGACCCAGATCGCCGCCGCCACGAAGGCGCTGCAGGCCGTCTCCTTGGGGTTGCTCGACGAGCACTTGAAGCATTGTGTGGCCCAGGCCGTCGCCGAAGGAGGCCCGGTCGCCGAGGAGAAGCTCGCCGAGGCCTCCGCCGCCATCAGCCGTTTGGTGAAGTCCTAG
- a CDS encoding ClpP family protease, with product MTNEKMFSPGLRDRFFAQRVLILDGALDDDNGTVLATQMLSLASEDPRQDIALWIHSPGGSVPSMLAIRDVMRLVPCDVATLALGLACSAGQFLLSAGTKGKRFALPHARILMHQGSAGIGGSAVEVEVQAGDLRHTRDTVLGLISEDTGQPFDRIFTDSLHDRWFTTDQAREYGFIDHVVSDLGQVVPVRTHQLGLHSGAVA from the coding sequence ATGACGAACGAGAAGATGTTCAGCCCCGGCCTGAGGGACCGGTTCTTCGCCCAGCGCGTGCTGATCCTCGACGGCGCGCTCGACGACGACAACGGCACGGTGCTCGCGACCCAGATGCTGTCGCTGGCGAGTGAGGACCCGCGGCAGGACATCGCACTGTGGATCCACTCGCCCGGCGGCTCCGTCCCGTCGATGCTCGCGATCCGCGACGTGATGCGGCTCGTGCCGTGCGACGTGGCGACCCTGGCGCTGGGCCTGGCGTGCAGCGCGGGCCAGTTCCTGCTCTCCGCCGGCACCAAGGGCAAGCGGTTCGCGTTGCCGCACGCCAGGATCCTGATGCACCAGGGTTCCGCGGGCATCGGCGGCTCCGCGGTCGAGGTCGAGGTGCAGGCCGGCGACCTGCGGCACACCAGGGACACCGTGCTGGGCCTGATCTCCGAGGACACCGGCCAGCCGTTCGACCGGATCTTCACCGACTCGCTGCACGACCGCTGGTTCACCACCGACCAGGCCCGCGAGTACGGCTTCATCGACCACGTGGTCAGCGACCTCGGCCAGGTCGTCCCCGTCCGCACCCACCAGC